The Populus alba chromosome 6, ASM523922v2, whole genome shotgun sequence genome contains a region encoding:
- the LOC118048410 gene encoding uncharacterized protein, with amino-acid sequence MSVHEMSHLDLEPGTHHRSVAGSDISSFSDAENGSCYSQFYSTTAGSCDDYSFACVSEPEGIDGVVLDSRRVSDCSVEVEIENRVPEIKVHLSKVERDCRICHLGLESNSHESGVPIELGCSCKNDLAAAHKQCAEAWFRIRGNKTCEICHSIARNVVLAGDIESIEHLNETNNGMDTAMTAVSASIPTAETRSFWQGHRFLNFLLACVVFAFVLSWLFHFNVPSS; translated from the exons ATGTCAGTTCATGAAATGTCCCACCTGGATTTAGAGCCAGGGACACACCACCGCTCCGTTGCTGGAAGTGATATCAGTTCTTTTTCTGATGCAGAAAATGGGTCTTGCTACTCTCAGTTCTATTCAACCACTGCTGGGTCTTGTGATGATTACAGTTTCGCTTGTGTCTCTGAACCTGAGGGCATAGACGGTGTGGTTTTGGATTCTAGGAGGGTGTCTGATTGTTCAGTGGAGGTGGAGATTGAGAATAGGGTGCCTGAAATAAAGGTGCATTTGAGTAAAGTGGAGAGAGATTGTAGGATTTGCCATCTGGGTTTGGAGAGTAATAGTCATGAATCGGGCGTTCCTATTGAATTGGGTTGCTCTTGTAAGAATGATTTAGCTGCTGCTCATAAACAGTGTGCAGAAGCTTGGTTCAGGATTAGGGGAAACAA GACCTGTGAGATTTGTCATTCGATTGCACGCAATGTTGTTTTAGCAGGTGACATAGAATCAATCGAGCATTTGAATGAGACAAACAATGGCATGGATACCGCTATGACAGCAGTCTCAGCATCAATTCCCACTGCAGAAACTCGAAGCTTTTGGCAAGGCCACCGCTTCCTGAATTTCTTGCTTGCTTGTGTGGTATTTGCTTTTGTCCTGTCGTGGCTCTTTCACTTCAATGTGCCATCCTCGTAA